The following nucleotide sequence is from Bacteroidota bacterium.
TTTAACCATTCCGCATACCCTTAGTGGCCGGTTTAATATTTGAAGCAACCAATCAGCATTGGTTTTGACCGATTCCGGAATCGAAATACAAAGTGTTTGTTCGATAAAATCCGAAGCCTTTTGAATGGTAACGGAATCAGGATTTTCTTTCAAGGCTTTAATAATCTTAAAAATGGTTTTTTGAGTATCAATTAAAATTCCTGCCAATGCCTTTTTATATAAAAGCGTGGCACCAATTTTTTTCTCGGGCACTACATTATCAATATTCTTGATAAATATAATGTCTGCATCAATTTCATTCAGGTTTTCAATAAGGGCGCCATGTCCACCGGGGCGGAAAAGCAGCTTCTTATCCTGGTCGTAAAAGGGACTATTGTCGGACTGCACAGCCAATGTATCGGTAGAGCTTTTCTGAACAGAAAATCCGATACGATATTTTACACTGTACATATTTTCGTATTTTACAACTACCCTTTCTTTCAATTCCTGAAACAGCTTCAGGTGCTCGGGCGATACAGTAAAATGCAGGTTAACCTCGTTGTTGGCAGAACGGGCATAGCGCGATCCTTCCACCAGATGCTCCTCAAAAGGTGTGCGGGCAATGTTGCCGGCGTAAAAATGAAATTTCAGCAACCCCTTAGGCAGGTTGCCATAAGATAGTCCCTGACTTTCGAGAAGTGCATTTAAAATGAGCAGGTGCTTTCCTCCTGCTATTAGCCTTTCGATAGGGCCTTCGTCCTTTAATGTATCTGAAAGATCGTGGTAAAAAGCAAATTTCCGGATATGCTGAAAAAAACTCTTTATTTCTTCATTTTTATCTGGGCTAAGAGCCGGGGTTTGTTTTAGAGCATCTCTATACTCAAACAGAGATTTAAACATACGGCTGGCCGCACCCGAGGCAGGCACAAATTTGGTTATTTTCAAACTTTCCGATTCGTACTTTGCAGCCCATTTCTGAGCATCTTCAAGCTGTATAATTCCTTTTTCAGGTGTGGCAGGAGCTACAATTACGGCGGGTTTTACTCCGTTTCGAAACATCTCAAGCTGCCATTCTGCTTTTTCAAGACTTATTCCTTTGTCTTGTAATACCTTAATGTCTTGCTGGTTAAACATGTTGAATTCAGTTATATTAATTTAATGAATAATCGTTAGTACAAGATTTCGTGGGCCACCGCTGTTCCTGAACTCGCAGAAATAGATACCCTGCCAGGTGCCAAGGTTCAACCGGCCTTTTGTAATAGGTATAGACAATGAAGCCCCAACCAGTGCTGATTTCAAGTGTGCAGGCATATCATCGCTACCCTCAAGCGTATGGGTAATATAGCCTTGATTCTCGGGTACAAGGCGGTCGAAAAAACTTCTAAAATCGGCTCGAACCGATGGATCGGCATTCTCGTTAAGGCAAATACCAGCCGAAGTGTGCTTTAAAAGGATATTCAACAAGCCCGTTTCGGGCTGGCTTTCCAGTTCCTGCTCGATAAGCGGTGTGATAAGATGAAACCCACGGCTGTATCCCTTCAGTACTAATTCTTGTTGCCTTACCATGCCAAAATCAAAGTCTGGTTTTAATACTTCAAATTAAGACTTTTTAACCTTGTATGGTAAATCTTCTGGTAATTTTTATTAAGATTTCGATACTTTTGAACCAATTACAAGCGTACGGGTTGAAAGGGTAAGAAATTATGCATACAAAACTTGTTATATCCCTTCTGTTGATTTTTTCTTGCAAGCTGATGGCTCAGGAGAAAAAACTCATTCAGTTTACCGGAAGGGTCTTTAACGAATTTGTTCAACCTCTTCCATTTACCGATATTGCCATCGTGAACAAGAAAAGAGGTGCCATTACCGATCGTGAAGGAAAATTCACCTTTGTGGTTGAACCCTTTGACACCATAAGGTTTACATCGATAGGTTACAAAAAGGCCTTTGTAATTATTCCCGACACTTTATCGAAGAAATTCTATACCCGTGATGTTTTGCTCGAAGCCGATACTTTTATGATTGCCGAGGTTGAAATTTACCCCTGGAAAGATTATAACGAGTTCAAAGAAGCTATTCTTAACCTTCAGCTACCGGAAGATGATATGGATAGAGCCCAAAGAAACATTGCCATGATAAAAGCACAGATTAAGCTTGAACAAGACCCTTCAGGTTCGGCCAATTACCGCCATGTAATGCAACAAAACATGAATGGTTCGCTGACACGAGGCACCTATCCTACTTACCAGATATTTAATATCATGGCCTGGAGCAAGTTTTTCGAGGCACTAAAAAATGGCGATTTCAAGCAAAACAAGGAATAGCAAAAATTTCGCGCGACAGAAACTTTGGCTTGTTTTATTACAATTTATTTGCATTCTTTGAGTTTGTTCCATAATTGCATAAGAGAATTCATGATCCATATCAGATATATCGGCTTTCTGCTTTTTTTTGCATGTTTTGGTGTTTCGTTTGTCCATGGCCAATCAGCGCGCATTTCAGGCAAGGTAACCAACTCAGCCGGTGAACCAATGCTTGGAGCTACGCTTATAATTTCTCAAACAAATTTTGGTACAATAAGCAAAGACGATGGAAGCTTTCTGATTGAAAACCTTCCGACAGGAAACTTTACACTCCAATGTACCTTCCTTGGCTATAAAAGCATAATTGATAGCATAATGTTAGAAGCCGGAAAAACATTGATAATTGATTTAATACTTCAGGAAGAAACCAGCGAACTTGAAAGCGTTACGGTTACAGGTATTCAGCAGCGCGAGAACACGCTCATGCGCATCAACATGAAATCGATTGACCAGATTCCAAATACCAGCGGAAACATCGAAACCGTCATTAAAACTATGTCGGGGGTTGTATCGGGCAACGAAATGAGTTCGCAATATTCTGTTCGTGGAGGTAGTTTCGATGAAAACCTGGTGTATGTCAACGATGTTGAGATTTACAGGCCTCTGCTGGTGCAGAGTGCCATGCAGGAAGGACTTAGCTTTGTTCACCCGAATATGGTTGGTTCCCTGCAATTTTCGGCTGGTGCCTTCGCGGCAGAATATGGCGATAAAATGGCTTCGGTGCTGGATGTGAATTACAAACGACCTACCGATTTCGAAGGAAATGTATATGCCAGTTTACTTGGAGGAGGCATTCAACTGGCTGGGGCAGATAAATCGAAGAAATTAACTGTAAATGCAGGCATTCGTTACAAAACTACAAACTACCTGTTAAACTCGCTTGACATCGAAGGCGAATACCAACCACGATTTACCGATTTTCAGACCCTGATTCAATACAATTTCAGCCCTAAATCAAGTATTTCGTTCCTTGGAAATTATGCTTCCAATCAGTTCGCACTGCAACCGATAAGCCGCAGCACAGACTTTGGCACACTTACGCAAACCCTCAATTTTACAGTTTTCTACGAGGGTCAGGAATACGATCGTTTCGATAGTTACCAGGGCGCTTTGAATTACACCTATACGCCTAATTCGCGACTTGTTCTCAAGTTAATTTCTTCCGTATTCAGTACGGCCGAGCAGGTAAATTATGATATAATTTCGGAGTATTGGCTGAACCAGATCTCTTCCGGTGCTTCGAATCGTGATACGGTTATCAATATCGGCACAGGAGCTAGCCTGGAACATGCCCGCAATAAGTTGAAAGGAAATGTGTCCACCCTTGAGCACAAGGGTCTCTATACTTTCAACAATGCTTCTCTTAAATGGGGATTGAGCATGCAGCAAGAGTCTTTCGATAACCGTTTAAGCGAATGGAGGCTGATCGACTCGGCAGGCTATTCCCTACCCTATTCCGAATCTGAGTTACTACTGGATTATTCTTATAAGGCCCAGCATTCTATATTTTCTTATCGGTATAAAGCTTTTGTACAGCATACTTATGAGTTTTATGCTTCTCTGGCGCGCATTGAGCTGAACTATGGAGTGAGGGCAAACTATTCGACCCTTAACAAGGAGTTTTTGCTTTCGCCCCGGGCATCCATTGGCCTTACACCCGATTGGGAGCGAAAGGTGCATTTTTACTTTGCCACAGGCATTTATTCACAACCTCCACTTTTTAAAGAGCTTACCAATTACAAAGGAGAGCTTTTTCTCGATGCCAAAGCCCAAAAATCGGCACATTTTGTACTTGGAACCGATTATCACTACCAGGCCTGGGGAAGACCTTTTATTTTTACAAGTGAGGTTTTTTATAAAAACTTCTACCAGCTAACACCATATAAGATAGAAAACGTGCAGGTAAAGTATTTGCCGGAATATCGGGCCAGAGGCTATGCTGCCGGCCTCGATTTAAGGGTGAATGGCGAATTTGTACCCGGAGTCGAATCCTGGTTTAGTTTATCATTGCTCCAAACCCGCGAAGATACTTACCAGGACTCTTACCAATTATCGGATGGTACGATCAACTACCCTGGTTATTACCGACGGCCATCGGATCAGTTTTTTACATTCTCGGTATTTTTTCAGGATTATCTGCCCTCGAACCCAAACTATAAATTGCATTTGCTTGTAAATTATGGTTCAGGACTTCCCTATTCAGGGCCCACACCCGACAGACCTTCGGAATATTACATGTTAAGCTCCTACCGGAGAGTGGATGTTGGATTTTCGCGCAACATAAAACGTCAGAAACAAACCCAAGTGGGATTGCATGACATCTGGATTGGTATAGAAATATTGAATCTGTTGGATGCCTCTAATATGGCTTCTTATGATTGGGTAAAGACAGTAGAAAACAACGAAGGAAGACAGGACAGCTTTGCAGTGCCCAACTACCTGACCGGCAGACGGCTTAACATAAAGATTTCGTCGAAATTGTAAGAAGGAGAAAAGTCTACTCCAAATCCTGCAGCTGGATGTTGAGTGCCTTTACTGATATTTGTATCTCGCGCACCGACAAAGCCAGGGAAAGAATCAGTAGCACAAGGGCAATGCCAAATATTACTTCTGCAAATGCCTGCCACTGCACATAAATCATAAACATGCACACCACGCAAAGTAGAAGGCTTGTAATGCCATAAAACTGCATGTTGCGAATCAGGTTTAACCTTTTTTTCAGATTTTTTATTTGTCCGAAGATGATTGAGTTAGGGTTTGCCTGGTACTGGGCATAAAGACTTCTTACCAGGCTGGCAAGTGCCAGAAACCTGTTGGTATAAGCCAGAAGTAATAGAGAAATAGCAGAAAAAAGAAGGGCGGGTGTAGCAAGTGTAAGCTGGACTTCTGCCATATAGTGGATAAAAAGGTTAATGCTCTATGCTAAATATTTCGCTAATGTATCGTACAAAAGTTTATAACGAACCGGTTTAGCCAGAAAATCATCAACACCTACCGAAAAGCAATTTTGTTTATCTTCTTCCATGGCAAAAGCGGTTTGTGCCACGACAATCACATCCTTGCGAAACGATTTTACTGCTCTGGTGGCTTCGATTCCATTCATCTTTGGCATTTTAATATCCATGAGAATTAAATCGATATTCGGATAGATTCGGGCCATTTCCAATGCTTCCTCGCCATTATGAGCCCGTAGAATGTTTACCTTGGTCTTTTGCAATGCAGATTGCAGGTAAAGGAAATTCACATCTTCATCTTCCGCAATTAATATTGTTTTGGCGCTCCAGTCGATTGTCTCTTCCAATTTTGTACTCCTCTCGATAGTTTTCGACGATATACCTTCAAAAATCTTTTCTGTCATTTAAAAACGTTTTACCCTTTAAAATACCTTCCACTCACTCATAAACAATGTTCCAATATACGCCGGTATTGTTAAAAGGTTTTACTATTTTTTTTTCTAAGCTTTTTTCTTCTTCGAATATATATAAAATAATTGAGTGACAGAGCTCCCTTGAAGTATGAAAAAACACCACAGCAGGAAGGTTTTGGAAAGGAAAAGAAATAGACTAAAAAATGAATACTATTTCCATTTTTCTTAAATAAGCCTTTTTATGAACGAATACTTATGCCTGATGAGTGCCCTCCATTTTAAAGTAGACTCTTATCCGATTTCGTTGATATTGTATGGAGTAGCCTGATAAACATAATAGTTTAACCAATTTGAAAACAGCAAGTTGGCATGACTGCGCCAACGCACCCTGGGCGGTTGCGTAGGATCGTCGTTTGGAAAGTAGTTTTTGGGTACCTGTATGTCCAGTCCACGGGCCAAATCGCGCTGATATTCTTCCAGCAAAGTACTCGGATCGTATTCTGAGTGTCCGGTAACAAAAATCTGACGGCCTGTTTTCTCCATTACAATGTAAACTCCGGCTTCGTTCGACTCCGATATTATCTCCAGATCGCCAATGCCAATAATATCGTTGCGCCTTATTTCTGTATGCCGGGAATGGGGAGCCTGAAAAACCTCGTCGAACCCTCTGATGAGCGGTATATGGCGGTTGTACAAAGTATGGTCGAACACACCAAACATTTTTTCTTTAAGAGGGTATTTAGGAACCTTATAAAAATGGTACAATCCGGCCTGCGCGCCCCAACAAATAAAAAGCGATGAGGTTACATTACTTAACGACCAGTCCATTACCCGCTTAATTTCATCCCAGTAATCGACTTGTTCAAAATCGAGCTGCTCCACAGGTGCCCCGGTTACAATTAAACCATCGTATTTTTGATCTTTAATTTCGTCGAAAGATTTGTAAAAGGCCTTCAGGTGTTCCAGGGGTGTATTTTTCGAAATATGCTCGCGGGTGTGCAATAAAACAATTTCGACCTGTAAAGGAGTATTCGAAAGCAGGCGCAATATATGGGTCTCAGTTTTAATTTTTAAAGGCATCAGGTTAAGCAACACCAATCTGAGCGGTCGGATATCCTGATGAATGGCCTGAGTTTCTTTCATCACAAAAATATTCTCCTGCTCTAGAATTTCAACAGAGGGAAGTTTATCGGGGATGTTTAATGGCATGTTAAAAATTTTATGGTGTAAAAATAATACAATTAAGCTAATCGTCATGATAAAAATCATGCTTGTAAAATACGGTGTATATATCTGATAATATGATTTTTACATTTTTGGCATACTCTTTGCAAATTTGATAATCGAAACCAATAATTTCAGACCATGAAAAAATCGATACTCGTATTGGTAATGCTGATCACAGCTGCAACAGCATACAATCAGTCTTCAAGGAGGACTACCAGTGCAAATACAGAAACAGCCAATCGTAACCAGAACACTCCAACTACTGTTACACGCAATAGCAACACTTCTCGTGAAGTCAATACAAGTGCTCCTAATACAAGTTCTTCAAGAGAGGTTAATACTTCCAGAGAAGTCAACACTTCTAGAGATGTAAATACCGGAACCTACCAGAGAGAACACCACAACGGAAGTTACGAAAGCGTGAATCATTCTGCCTACAGACGCCCGGCTCACAGTGTAAGTCATCACAATCATACTACTACCGTATACCGCGATGTGTACTATACTTATCGTGCACCGAGTCATGTTGACGTAATTTGGACAGCCGATTTACACAGGCATTATGTTGAAATGTATCCATCGCACCGTTACTGGCAGTATTCTTATGGCTACCGCATTGCATCGGTACCAGCTTACAATGCTGAATACTACATTGGCGATGTACGTAAAGTTTACGGTCGCGTAACCGATGTATACTACGCACCCGAAACCGATGAGTTCTTTCTCTACATTGGACCATACTTTCCCTATCAGCACCTGACTGTAATTGTTCCCGGACACATTGCCCGTAACTATAGCCACAAACCTGCCAGGTACTTTATGAACCAGGATATTGCAATCACCGGATTAATTACTGCTTACGAAGGTAAACCCGAAATATTGGTTAAGCGCAATTCTCAGATGAATGTTTACTAACCTATCTCGTTAGAAGAAGGCGGCCGCCCCACACCGGGCGGTCTTTTTTTTTGCAACAGGGCAAACCGATTCTTATCTGATACAGGAATGCCGTGGGCATATATTATTCATATTAATGCCATGTTTGCTACAACCGCATAAAATTAAAAAGAATGACGGAGAAGCTTATGCAAAAGCCTCTCCGTCATATCATAAAAATTTTTTGATGATGTGTTGCTGGTCAAAGCTGATTAATAAACACCTCCATAAGCCGTCGGAAAATACATGGCAGCCATCTGGGCATTAAAAAAATCATCACCTGTGTCGCCTCCGTAAAACATACGTGCGTTTAAATAAAAGGTATAGGATCCGGCGGCCGGTACATAAAATACCCTTGAAAGATGCACCGGATAACCATAATTAGATTCGGTTGGAAGGCTCGATGGTAGGCGGACATAACCAAATCCTGGTTGTCCATAATTAACATCGTTCTTATCTGCCATCAACTGAAAATGAGCTTCATCATTCGTGCCATTGGAATGGTTGATTTTTAAAGATAATGAGCTTGTAACATATACATAACCTTCGGCAGGAACCTCTATGTAGACCGTATCAATTGCAGAAATCGTGGTTGGCATATCTTTAAATGAATTCAAAGGGGTTTTAACGGAAGCTGCTATACCCGGTTCATCAAGAATTTCTGCCGCAGTAACGGCATTATTAGATATCTTTCCGGCTGTGATAGCATTGTTTGCAACTGTCGCAGCTTCTTTTGCATTGAGGGCATAAGGCACCGACAGAAGCTGCGTAGTGGAATAATGCGAATAAGCCGTGCCTCCTGCTGGGTCCATTTCTACCTTTAAAAAATAAAGGTCGGCACCCCACTCAATATCGACAAAATTGTCGGTTGTGGTTCCGCTGCCAATTTTCAGGTTCACAATGCCCTGTGTATTGGTGGTTGCATTATGCGTTTCGGTATAAACAACCGTTCCGGTTTCGTTTGTTTGTAAAACACTTATTCTGAAACTAACTGACTGGCTTTTTATCAGTTCGCCGCCAGTGTTTCTCACCACAGCCTGGTAATTGAGCATCTCGGGGGTTTGAGCAAAAACTAATGAAACGAAAAGAAATAGTATTAGTGATAAAAATAAGTTTTTCATGGTTATAGGATTTAGGGTTTAGCAATTTTGAAGGATTTTAATAATTTACCTGAATTATCCGAAATATTCAACAGGTATAAGCCGGCTGGCAGCACCTGCATATCAATCTGATTTTGATTCAGGTACAACAATTGTTGTTTAATAACACTACCGCTCATATTTAAAAGAACAGCGGTCATTCCAGGCATTCCGTCTTCTCCTACAGAAATAGTAAGAAAATCGGAGGATGGAATGGGAAAGACCATTAATTCGAATGCCAGGCCGGGTGCATCGACAAGAGTGGTTACTTCATACCCAGGTTGCTGAAAACCCTGTGTAAGCTGGGCTCCTGTAACTACCGCAGAAGAATAGACAATACTCTCTCCGAGTGTCCACTGAAGGTTCACATCCGCTGCTACCCCTTCTCCCCCTGAACTGGCAATTACCTGCTGCTGGGCTGATACTAAAACGGTCAGCATACCACCCAGCAAACCAATACTGAGAAAACATAACTTTTTTGCCATAAGTTTAATTTTAGTTTGGTTTGATTAAAATAAAAAAGCATAAATAAACAAGTTACAAAAAAATCACTTCTGTATGATTTAATTCGTTGAATCCGCTAATTCGAACTGTTGCCGGTTTGTTACCGCTTTATGGCCTGCCTTTAACAGGTTAAACTGCAAGCCAATTATTTATTATATCTTTGCCAATCATTTTTGCACATCGCTATGAAAAACATTGTGGGTTTAACCCTACCCGACCTAAAATCTATTGTCAAATCTTTCGAAATGCCCGAATACCTTGCTAAAGAGGTAGGCAAATGGATTTACCAACGCGGTGCCAAAAGCTTCGACGAAATGACTAACCTTCCAGCAAAGGGACGCGATTTGCTCAAAGAGCACTATTCCATACAGCTAGCTGCTCCTGACGAAGTGAAAGAATCGACCGATGGCACAAAAAAGTACCTTTTTCATGCCCTTAATGGAAAATACATCGAAACAGCCTATATTCCGGAAGAAAACCGCCATACACTTTGTGTGTCCTCTCAAGTGGGCTGTAAAATGGGCTGCCGGTTTTGCATGACTGCCCGCCAGGGTTTGCAGGGACAATTAACTGCAAGCGATATTTTAAACCAACTGCTAAGCCTACCCGAGCGCGAAAAAGTAACCAATATGGTTTTTATGGGAATGGGCGAACCTTTTGATAATACCGATGAGGTTCTGAAAGCGCTTGAATTGCTGACTGCCGATTACGGTTTTGGATTTAGTCCGCGTAGAATAAACGTATCCACCATCGGACTCATACCCGGCATGAAACGGTTTATTACCGAATCGAAGTGCCATCTGGCAGTAAGTATGCACAGCCCTTTCGACCCGGAGCGTAAAAAATTAATGCCCGTTCAAAGGTTATACCCGATTGATGAGGTAGTAGAGGTCATTCGTCAGGCCAATTTTGAACGCCAAAGACGCATCTCTTTCGAATATATTCTCTTCAAGGGCATAAACGACACTCAGGCCCATGTAAATCAGATGGCCAAACTTTTAAACGGCCTGCGAT
It contains:
- a CDS encoding DUF4301 family protein, producing the protein MFNQQDIKVLQDKGISLEKAEWQLEMFRNGVKPAVIVAPATPEKGIIQLEDAQKWAAKYESESLKITKFVPASGAASRMFKSLFEYRDALKQTPALSPDKNEEIKSFFQHIRKFAFYHDLSDTLKDEGPIERLIAGGKHLLILNALLESQGLSYGNLPKGLLKFHFYAGNIARTPFEEHLVEGSRYARSANNEVNLHFTVSPEHLKLFQELKERVVVKYENMYSVKYRIGFSVQKSSTDTLAVQSDNSPFYDQDKKLLFRPGGHGALIENLNEIDADIIFIKNIDNVVPEKKIGATLLYKKALAGILIDTQKTIFKIIKALKENPDSVTIQKASDFIEQTLCISIPESVKTNADWLLQILNRPLRVCGMVKNTGEPGGGPFLVKDKNGVVSTQILESSQVDLNNSEQAGLFAKSTHFNPVDLVCAVRDYEGNKFDLKDFIDEDTCFISIKSKDGKELKALELPGLWNGAMAGWNTLFVEVPISTFNPVKTVNDLLREAHQ
- a CDS encoding YjbQ family protein; the encoded protein is MVRQQELVLKGYSRGFHLITPLIEQELESQPETGLLNILLKHTSAGICLNENADPSVRADFRSFFDRLVPENQGYITHTLEGSDDMPAHLKSALVGASLSIPITKGRLNLGTWQGIYFCEFRNSGGPRNLVLTIIH
- a CDS encoding carboxypeptidase-like regulatory domain-containing protein, with the translated sequence MHTKLVISLLLIFSCKLMAQEKKLIQFTGRVFNEFVQPLPFTDIAIVNKKRGAITDREGKFTFVVEPFDTIRFTSIGYKKAFVIIPDTLSKKFYTRDVLLEADTFMIAEVEIYPWKDYNEFKEAILNLQLPEDDMDRAQRNIAMIKAQIKLEQDPSGSANYRHVMQQNMNGSLTRGTYPTYQIFNIMAWSKFFEALKNGDFKQNKE
- a CDS encoding TonB-dependent receptor yields the protein MIHIRYIGFLLFFACFGVSFVHGQSARISGKVTNSAGEPMLGATLIISQTNFGTISKDDGSFLIENLPTGNFTLQCTFLGYKSIIDSIMLEAGKTLIIDLILQEETSELESVTVTGIQQRENTLMRINMKSIDQIPNTSGNIETVIKTMSGVVSGNEMSSQYSVRGGSFDENLVYVNDVEIYRPLLVQSAMQEGLSFVHPNMVGSLQFSAGAFAAEYGDKMASVLDVNYKRPTDFEGNVYASLLGGGIQLAGADKSKKLTVNAGIRYKTTNYLLNSLDIEGEYQPRFTDFQTLIQYNFSPKSSISFLGNYASNQFALQPISRSTDFGTLTQTLNFTVFYEGQEYDRFDSYQGALNYTYTPNSRLVLKLISSVFSTAEQVNYDIISEYWLNQISSGASNRDTVINIGTGASLEHARNKLKGNVSTLEHKGLYTFNNASLKWGLSMQQESFDNRLSEWRLIDSAGYSLPYSESELLLDYSYKAQHSIFSYRYKAFVQHTYEFYASLARIELNYGVRANYSTLNKEFLLSPRASIGLTPDWERKVHFYFATGIYSQPPLFKELTNYKGELFLDAKAQKSAHFVLGTDYHYQAWGRPFIFTSEVFYKNFYQLTPYKIENVQVKYLPEYRARGYAAGLDLRVNGEFVPGVESWFSLSLLQTREDTYQDSYQLSDGTINYPGYYRRPSDQFFTFSVFFQDYLPSNPNYKLHLLVNYGSGLPYSGPTPDRPSEYYMLSSYRRVDVGFSRNIKRQKQTQVGLHDIWIGIEILNLLDASNMASYDWVKTVENNEGRQDSFAVPNYLTGRRLNIKISSKL
- a CDS encoding DUF2721 domain-containing protein, with the translated sequence MAEVQLTLATPALLFSAISLLLLAYTNRFLALASLVRSLYAQYQANPNSIIFGQIKNLKKRLNLIRNMQFYGITSLLLCVVCMFMIYVQWQAFAEVIFGIALVLLILSLALSVREIQISVKALNIQLQDLE
- a CDS encoding response regulator, whose product is MTEKIFEGISSKTIERSTKLEETIDWSAKTILIAEDEDVNFLYLQSALQKTKVNILRAHNGEEALEMARIYPNIDLILMDIKMPKMNGIEATRAVKSFRKDVIVVAQTAFAMEEDKQNCFSVGVDDFLAKPVRYKLLYDTLAKYLA
- the metA gene encoding homoserine O-succinyltransferase; protein product: MPLNIPDKLPSVEILEQENIFVMKETQAIHQDIRPLRLVLLNLMPLKIKTETHILRLLSNTPLQVEIVLLHTREHISKNTPLEHLKAFYKSFDEIKDQKYDGLIVTGAPVEQLDFEQVDYWDEIKRVMDWSLSNVTSSLFICWGAQAGLYHFYKVPKYPLKEKMFGVFDHTLYNRHIPLIRGFDEVFQAPHSRHTEIRRNDIIGIGDLEIISESNEAGVYIVMEKTGRQIFVTGHSEYDPSTLLEEYQRDLARGLDIQVPKNYFPNDDPTQPPRVRWRSHANLLFSNWLNYYVYQATPYNINEIG
- a CDS encoding T9SS type A sorting domain-containing protein, whose translation is MAKKLCFLSIGLLGGMLTVLVSAQQQVIASSGGEGVAADVNLQWTLGESIVYSSAVVTGAQLTQGFQQPGYEVTTLVDAPGLAFELMVFPIPSSDFLTISVGEDGMPGMTAVLLNMSGSVIKQQLLYLNQNQIDMQVLPAGLYLLNISDNSGKLLKSFKIAKP
- the rlmN gene encoding 23S rRNA (adenine(2503)-C(2))-methyltransferase RlmN; the encoded protein is MKNIVGLTLPDLKSIVKSFEMPEYLAKEVGKWIYQRGAKSFDEMTNLPAKGRDLLKEHYSIQLAAPDEVKESTDGTKKYLFHALNGKYIETAYIPEENRHTLCVSSQVGCKMGCRFCMTARQGLQGQLTASDILNQLLSLPEREKVTNMVFMGMGEPFDNTDEVLKALELLTADYGFGFSPRRINVSTIGLIPGMKRFITESKCHLAVSMHSPFDPERKKLMPVQRLYPIDEVVEVIRQANFERQRRISFEYILFKGINDTQAHVNQMAKLLNGLRCRVNVMQYHSIPGSGLEGASHQSLTNFRDQLNNKGIIATIRTSRGEDIMAACGMLSTGKIIQDQ